The Lathyrus oleraceus cultivar Zhongwan6 chromosome 5, CAAS_Psat_ZW6_1.0, whole genome shotgun sequence genome includes the window tagagggcgcttttgtaataaagcgccctctaaggtgaagcgaaaaaataaggaggagatagagggacaacaatacatggcgctttttagaaagcgccctctaaggttacccttagagggcgcttttaataaagcgctgttataagtccatgtgtatttccagcttataaagcgcttctggaaagccttagagagcgcttccataagcgccctcttaggccccctttagagggcgtttttttttccacaagcgccctctaaggtcccctttagtaaacattaaaattataacatactgcgtgttttgttatttcactctctgttattttcgttctttttcacgttagggttctaaggcattctccttccacctctgttagatctacgacgtttcctccttctaccaatcaaaggtacacgatgcatacattattacttgcactattgctttgttttagctttgccccatttcagttttatgttattgttgtctatgctacgtttgtttcgacctgtaaagtttcaatattcatagtcatttaaatagtttgggtttattaggcaattgacggttggtttttagtgaccatgatagcgcatgcaatgggactacattacccagtagttagggttatacgacctatgaacatctgattttgtgtcaacaccagtatcattagaaacctaggtccgaatgtgtttgaattcTTCATTAACAGCCAACCagtacatagcgtagctagtaacttaagaagtttaggtatggatgttatttgatagagtaaatggagacatgaatgccctgcacagagtATCTTCTGAaattggtttctcttctgaaattgttttttgtttattctaattagtaatggataatacatggatgtcttccaatcgattgtcgagagagtacgagaatggggtatcagaactcgttaagtttgccgttgcgcacgccgaagaccccagtagaatgatatgtccttgcttgggttgttgttatgggaaatgggttgacgcagttcagttgacatcgcatctaatgaggcatggaattgatcgaagttatacatgttggaatttgcatggtgagaaaagtaacgagaatgttgaaccgggggatagtacgacctatgcctcaaactatagtggcgcagatacatacgattgtgatcgagttgaagagattgcagaagcacttgaaggagatcttaaggattgtcccgaaatgtttgagaggttggtaagtgatgcagagaaacctttgtatgatggttgcactaaattcacaagattgtctgcggtattaaagttgtacaacttaaaggcgggcaatggatggtcggataaaagtttcacagagttattagcccttttgaaagatatgcttcctgaggataatgttcttcccaatcgaacatatgagaccaaaagatgttgtgctctattggcatgagctatgataagatacatgcatgtccaaacgattgcgttttgtttcgaaatgagtatgcatcgttaaatgagtgtcctaaatacggtgtctcgcgatataagaacaagttgtctccagcaaaagtcttgtggtattttcctgttattccgagatttagacgcatgtttcgtagtgaaaccgattcaagacacttgacctggaatgcagatgaaagaattatagatggaaagtatcgacatccggcagattcaccacagtggttgaaaattgataatgattatcctgaatttggagaagaatcaagaaaccttcgcttggcattatctactgatggaatgaacccacacggtatccagagtatctcacacagtacatggcctgtgattattatgatttataacctacctccatggctatgtatgaagcgtaagtacatgatgttgtctatgttgatttctggacctaaacaaccagggaatgacatagacgtgtacttgaagcccttaatcgaagatttaaagattttgtgggagaccggtgtggaggtttatgatggatataggaaagaaagtttcaacttgagggcgatgttgtttggcataattaatgattttccagcatacggaaatctatcagggtatagcataaaaggtcaatgtgcgtgtcctatttgtgaagataaaacagattggaagcgcttggagtttggtcagaagaatgtctttctcggtcatcggagattcttaaattcaaatcatcactaccgtggatggagaaaggcgttcaatggagagacagaacaaggcagagctccacctatattgacgggtgatcaaatttttgaaaaggtgaaagatttggatactcagtttggcaagccttttgcccacacacttgtcaaaagtgggtggaagaagagaTCAGTTTTTTTtaattgccgtattggaagtccttgtatgtgagacattttcttgatgttatgcatattgaaaaaaatgtatttgaaagtgttattggcacgttactcaatatacaaggaaagtctaaggatggccttaaggcaagaaaggacttgatagcgatgggaataagaactgaattaggacccttgaagaaaggaaaacgaacatatctaccgcctgctgcttatactctatctagaaaggagaaaaaaacattgtgtaagtttctaagtgaagttaaagttccagaagggtactcttcagatattagaagacttgtgtctatgaaagacctcaagttaaagagtttaaagacccatgattgccatgttataatggaacattttctcccaataggtatacgttctattcttccagaaaaagtaagaagctctataactaagttgtgttctttcttcaagtcaatttgcagtaaggtgatcaatcctgcgatcttaccaatgttgcaaaaagaaatcgttattactttgtgtgagcttgaaatgttttttcctccatcattttttgacataatggtacatctagttgttcatcttgtgaaagagacacaattgtgtggaccagcttatatgagatggatgtaccctgttgaacgttatatgaaaatattaaaagggtacgtgaagaaccgaagtcgaccagaaggttgtatggttgaaagatacattgttgaagaagcgattgagttttgtactgaatatttgtctaatgttcagtcaatcggactccccaagtctcagcttgtcgaaaagaaagaaggaaaaaatctaattggaaataaaatcgtggcagtatcaagggtcgaacgggatcaagtgcatttgtatgttctgcacaatgagaatgaggttgagccgtatgttgaaattcacaaggatgttctccgaggtttaaatcccaatagaaatgaaaattggatagtacgagagcacaatcgatgttttataccttggtttaaggatcatatttattcaaagtattattgAGATCCCGtttcaataacagaaaggttgagatgcttagcatatggtccaagtttccatgttttttcttatagcgcatacgcgattaatggatacacattttataccaaagaacaagatgataaaagtactatgcagaatagtggtgtcaccgtggtagctgaagcaatgcacatatcaagtgtgaaggacttaaaccccaaatttgcaaatctgtcgtattttggtgttatcgagcgcatttgggtgtttgattatgagaagtttcagattcctatatttggttgcaagtgggttgaaaataataacggcattcgaatggataagtcaggatttttgcaagtggatcttaatagggtgggatacaaagatgagtcttttattctagcctctcaagctagacaagtgttctatgtcaatgatccgaaaagtacgaaatggtctatagttcttttttccaacaaagtaattgatgaaaacactggagatcaaggtgatattgatgttgagattgaatcgtttaccagaaatgatcaagatgagaatattatatcaaatgattcatatattagaaatgatcataatgagggtatttggatcaatccaaccgtccgtgttgttaagagacatgtagaacatattccaaccaagaaaagaaagagaacttagtgaaaaaggtacaggtcaaatgattttaattgttttctttattacaggtaaaatgacttttatgattttaattgtttttacatttgtcatctgattttaattgttttctttattacaggtaaaatggctattatgaagtcaatcattcgtgcaaggggcaagggatacttgaaagtatcaattgatatttgtttagatggagatgttccattgtcgtcaagcctcattcgcgtagatgatgatgctggatatttgaaagtatccctctacgacaatggaacatgtccatctaaacaaatatcaattctatcttcaaaagataagggaccaaaaatataaggggattacgcagcaaatcgagtcagttgcatcaaaaaaaaaggtataaacacaattatatgatatttatgcatagaaaatgttaattcttgatcttatacatcacctaactaattttatgatattttaggttcatgctattgatattgaacaaaaagaggttgttgctaagaagactgctgctagcaaaaaaaacatacatctcagagatgcttttgctacttagttttatttctttttaagttatgaattggttgtatatttagaatctttagaagttaaacgattatatatcagtggattgttgtatatgtatggattgttgtatataaggcttgttgaatgcaatgtgtgaaaaagggcttcaaattatacagttttgggtgtactgcttcaatatacaggttgtctacaataaataaataaatatagcgctttttaaaaaaaaaaattaaataaccacccactttagagggcgcttcccaaaataagcgccctctaaaccctttaaatttccactttagagggcgctttccagtaaaagcgccctctaagcccttaaaagtttccactttagagggcgctttccagtaaaagcgccctctaaacccttaaatgtttccactttagagggcgctttctttaaaaagtgccctctaaagtggcccttaaagggcttaaagagccactttagacagcgctttcaccaggaaaaaaagcgctgtctttacctatgtcagcgccagattagagggcgctttaaagcgctgttatgggccaaaaaaagcgccctcttttcccttatttggcgtaggGTCGACGAGGCTtctttttaaaattattttttatacaaaagttaaaataaaaacttcataatatttattataaatacaataaaaaaattatattattttaaacataatatatttttaagtactatattattttttataaatattataatatatttttaaatataatacATATCTAAATTGTATATGATAATAATCaaatatttataataaaagaAACTAATAGAATAAGAGAAGATTGtgaattaaaaacaaataaatatcAAGGTGCTCAGAACAgataaatatttgaaaaaatttgTGCACAACATGGCATTGTTCATGAAGTAGCAACTtcttatacccctcaacacaatgaTATAGTTGAGAGAATGAATGAAAGTATCATATATATGTATGTTGAAGCAAAAGAGCATGCGTAACTCTTTGAGGGAAAAAGCAGTCACAATTGTTGCTTATGTGTTGAACAGATGTCCTATAAGGAAACTTAAGAACAAGGTTCTAGAAGAAGTGTGGAGTGGCAAGAAATGATCAGTGAATCGCTTTAAAGTATTTAGCTCAATTTGTTACAAATATGTACCTCATGCTAGAAGAAAAAAGTTAGATGACAAAAGTGAGATTATGATTCTTATTGGTTACCACGAGACTGGAGTTTGTAAATTGTTCAATCTAATCAATAAGATCATAATTAGTAGAGACATCATTattgatgaaaatgatgcatgGAACTGGACATCAAATGGTACAAGTAGTAAACCTTTGTTGAACTTAGGAttggaagaaaaaaaagaagaagaagagaaggaggaggaggaggaggagaagaagaaggggaaggagaagaagaagaagaagaagaagaagaagaagaagaagaagtcctGATGGATCTCGGGCTTTTTAGGGTCGGTGCAAAAAAGTCATAATGTTGTAATATAGACTCAAAAATTACTACCCGAACTCGACCATATGCGGGCTTTAGACCACCCGGCCCTAAAGAGGCTtctttttaaaattattttttatacaaaagttaaaataaaaacttcataatatttattataaatacaataaaaaaattatattattttaaacataatacatttttaagtactatattattttttataaatattataataTGTTTTTAAATATAATTCATATCTAAATTGTATATGATAATAATCaaatatttataataaaagaAACTAATAGAATAAGAGAAGATTgtgaattaaaaataaaacaattgAATATAAATTTGATTATATTAATGTATAATATTTAAAAGATAAAGATTGAATAGAATAGAGATAAAATTTAGTGAGATGAAAAAATTCAATGTGTTATTTTAGAATGAGACAACATAAgtattaatataattttttaaaatttatatttatgTGGGCCTATCAGACTACCCGCGGCTCATACGGAGTAGATTGCTTTTTAGGGACGGATTAAAAAAGTCCTGAAAAAATAAGGGCTCTAATTTTAAAGGCCTATGCCCTATGAATTTTCGGACTTGACAGACCGGCCCATATCGACTAACCTATTTTGACGGATCTACATATTTCCCATCATTTTTTTACAAGATGGGGAAACCCTAGTATTACGTTGAACCACTTTTCCTGAAATCATATTTGATTTATGATAAGGAGACTCAAATCAATCTCAATGCATATTCTTGCAAATTTATCACAAAACACATCAATCGTTCAAATGTCGACTTTCACATGGCAAATCCACAATTGCTCCTAAATCAAATAGAACACTTTTGTCATAGTATTCCATGTGTAGTCCTAATATTCACACTCAAACAAATGTGTGAACTATACTCTCGGATGTTGGATCAAAGTTTGGCAAACATTCACAAATCAGCAAGTAATAATCGAAGACCATCCAAGGTCCTTCACAAAAAAAATTCCCAGTCTTCGTATAAGTAAAACTTCACGTTGTAGTATTTATGTTCTATATCAATTATATCAATACCAAGAGGGTTTCCAAGTTGCCTTAAGTTTATCCATCATCAAGAGGTAACCATTCGTCTTTCTCAAAAGTTTGATAATCACAACCTCCCGCAATGGTTTTCACAACCCTTTCATTATCATTTTATCCAAGAAATACTTATGTCACAAGCGATTTCACTCTTGTAACACTATTTTGAAAATATTATTCTCCAACAAATTCATCTTCTTCAGCATTGGAAGAGGATTTTGACCTCCCGTGATCTTGTAAAAAAAAGAAATCATGTGTAATATTATATAGTGATTTATGTATTTTTGTCGAGAACTCCATAAGCCCCAGAAGAGCATTTGTTGAGATATGttataaaaaatttataataGCTCTCAGATACTCAAGAGATTGTGATGAAGAATAAGAGTATATAACACATAAGTAACAATTTTTTTAGATTCCTCGTTCAACAAGAAAAAAACTCATTCTTTCCCTAAAATTTGAATGTTCGTATTATTTTTGAGTTTACGAAAGACGTGTTGTTGCATttaaagaaggaaataactcatTTTTCTCACACATATGATTATAGCTAGTATCCAAATACCAAATATTTTCTTCTTCTAAAAATATATTTGCTTGCTAAAAGTAAATTGTGTAGATTATCGGAAGACTCGCTAGTATTTTGATACAAACTCTCTACCACGTTTGTGTATGCAATTGATGACTTATGTCCCAAATTtccataataaaaaaaaattataaagCATTCTCTCCTAAGTCTAGTTATTTCTTCCTCTATCGAGGTTTGTAGATTCAAAACTACTTCCACATCTTTCTTGATTTGTTTTTGTGAGACAATTGCTTTTCATTTGTAGAAATTGCAACATCGTCTTTCTAAAAAGTTACCTCAAACTTTACCTATAAAATTTCATTTTCCATCAATGTTGAAATTTATACAACTCCTACATCTTCTCATTTTATTAGATTCACCTACATTGTTGAAATTCAAACGAACTCTTTAGAACTTTTTAAATATTTTGTTAATACTAATTTAACAACTTCGTTATTATTAGAGTGTTGTGTCTGTGAGACTCAAATACCAAGGTCATTAATAAATTTCATCGACATCGTACTTATAATGTACACTCCACGAAAAAAAATAGTTTTCTTCAATTTCTAAACTAGACATTTTATACTTTTCTAAACTATACATTTTATATTGTAGTTTGGATTTTTAGACTTTCTCTTCTATTTTATGTTACAATTCAATATCACTCACATTTCTGTAATAATCTTGGCATTCTCTACTCTTACTCTTTTATGTTGACAATTTAAGGCATTCTCTACTCTTTATGTTGACAATTTAAGGCATTTTCTACTCTTTTATCTTGACAATTTAAGGCATTTTCTACTCTTTTATCTTGACAATTTAAATATAAATCACACTTCTATGATAGCCTTAACATTTTTTAATTTGGCAAAAGTTAAATAACTGATTTCTTAATAAATTTGTGATAGTGTCATTGGTCCCTTCTACAAGTACAGAGGGACTTCAACAACTTGTTGTAATATGAGTTCCACAAAACTAAATTTGTTGTCATCAAACAAACATACAAAAGCATGACTTTATCCATGCTTTTTATTCTTCATACCTATGTAATAAATTTCTTCTCATAagccaaaaagaaaaagaaaaaaaatgacTTTTATTACATTGAACGCAGGCCCAATGGATAAAGTCCAAAACAATGTCCTAGCTCAATAAAAAAAATACGACTTCactggggatcgaacccagaatctctggttcCGTAGACCAGCGCCTTATCCATTGGGCCATGAAGTCTAATTGTGATAGAAATTTAACACTTTACATTACTAAACAAGACTAGTAGTTCACAATAGCAGATTCTTCAACTTTAACCATGGCGTAGAATTGTATGTCAAGTGACCCGGTCAACCTACCTGCCCGACTTTCTGCTCTGCACCGGCATAGTTTCCCCAACAAAGAACACACACCACCATTACTTAGTATCTTGTCTCTTTACCTTGTCGGATAACAATCAAACTAAATATGAAAAAGAAACAATCTTTGCGAAACAAAGCCACCCACTTTGTATCTCTCCTTCTCAACCCCATCTCTGATCCTGATTCTCACCAACATcctccatcttcttcttctgtaagttctctttttcatttttatttatttatttcaaacTGAATTTAATCCTTAGCTCCAACTGTACATGTTTTTCTAGATATGTCTTAGGTTCATGTTTTTTTAGATATGTCTTAGGTTGTTTTTGCCATTTTGTTTTCAAACTAAAATTATTGTTTCTTATCAGGAAGAAATAGGTGAGCTTAAAATAAGTGATGAAGAGGGTAATAATAACAATCATGATTTAGTTGATGGACCTGATACTTCGTCCTTCACTGCCTTTCTCTATTCTTTTATGTCTTCTTCAAACTCTAAAGAGAATGCTAACTCAAATGGACTGAAAAATGATGATAAAGGTAAGAATAGCCCTTTAACTGATTCATCTCTGAAGGATAATGGTGGGAGGAAAAGTTTGTTTTCTAGAAGTAAGCAATCAGTTGGTAGTGCTATTCGCCGAGCTGCCAGAATCGGTGGATTTCGCAATCACAATCGAAAGGATAATAATGATAATGATCTTGAAGTGAAACATCAAGATATGAGGAAAGAATCATTGCCTGTGTCTTTGGATGATTTGCCACGAATTTCTGAACCTTCAGTTCTTGTTTCCGAAAGTATGAGGAATGTTCTCTATGCTTCTCTTCCACCTCTTATGCATGGAAGGAAATGGTTGTTGCTATACAGGTATCATCTGAAGATGAAGATTCAGTGCTatttatgattaattttattaattGATAGGATCATTTCTTTAGCAATTTCAATTCATTTTATGTAGCACTTGGAGGAATGGTATATCACTTTCGACTCTTTACCGTAGAAGCGCGATATGGCCTGGATTGAGTTTGTTGGTACAACTTAATTATCCTCAAGTCTATGCTGTCTAACTTTAAGGCCATATCTTGATAATTCCAATGCTTCAATATGGATTGGCAcattcttctttttttttctaaTCATTTTGTTCTTTAAGCTGTTAGGTCAATTTCATTCGTTTCTCAATCATGAATGTGAGTGATTCCATTCTATAGGTTGTTGGAGATAAAAAAGGAGCAGTATTTGGAAGCTTGGTTGAAACACCTCTCAGACCATCCAACAAGAGGAAATACCAGGTCATGCCGAAACTCATTTATTCTATATTCCTAATGATTATCGTATAGACCAGTAGTGTTTTCTGGATAATCATGCAATGATGCTCCTTGTTATTTTATCTTGTTGACAGTAGATTTTGTACAGGGAACAAACAGTACTTTTGTTTTCACAAATATCTCAGGTTATCCTATCATATATAGTCCAACAGGTATGCACCTACTTCTACTTGAGTTTAGATTCAATAGAGTAATTTTTTGAGATTCAGCATCAGCATGAGGCTAGCTTGAGTTTTAATGTACAAAAATATGTGATACTAAAACAATTCATGTCTGGCTTGGTTTGGTTTGGACTTTCAAATGCTGCTTCTCTTGACTAGCTAATAATCTAACAACACAAAAACTGCAGGCGTTAACCGTTATTTCACACTTTGCAACACTGACTACCTAGCTATTGGCGGAGGAGGTCATTTTGCTCTTTATCTAGACAGTGATCTGTAAGGACTTTGTACTTTTATTGTGATCCCTTTAATATTTCATCGAAAAAATTTCACCCTGATTTTGTTATTTTAAAGATTGAATGGCTCAAGTTCGGTATCTGAAACTTTCGGGAATCCTTGCCTTGCAAATTCTCAGGACTTTGAAGTCAAGGAAGTAGAGGTACACAATAAGCTTCCTTCCCTCTCCTCACAGACACACAAACACTCAGTGCTTCGCTTTATCTTTATCTGTTTGTTCCAAATACAAGCTGGTTGTTAAGTTCATGATCCATGCAGTTATGGGGCTTTGTACAGACTTCAAGATATGAAGAAGTGCTTGCATTAAGCAGAACTGAGGCACCAGGGATCTGTCGGTGGTGAACGACTCTGAACATTTACGTAAAGAACAATGTAGTGGCAACTGAGAAAGTTTCATGTACAATGTACTGATAACTGATAAAGTTTCATGTTTCCAACTGTGTTTTAATTAACAAACGTGTCTGTAAATATTTATAAAGCCTGTAAATTTTGCAATATTTATACAGCCCTATAAATTTTGCAATTTCAATAATGATGGAGAGCCAAAAAAAGAAATATTTGTGATGGGAAAATTTAAGCATTGAGCCATGTTAAAAGCCAACTTTTAAGTATCTCATAAAAGCAAACCATAACATTATTACATTATTAGCATGTTGTAAAGCTCTAAAACCTTAACCTTAAAGTTTGGTTGTCCGTTATACTAGGTTCGTGAAAAATGAAAACAACTCCAACTCTCTTTACATTTTTTAAAGTTTACTTAACAACACCATGGCCTTCAGAGGGATCCATTTTCGGGCTCGGCTATTTTGGTATCTGCTGCATCCTTGTATGCATCTGAATGAACCCCAAGCGCTGCACGACCAGAAGGATCCAGATTTTTGGACCATGCTGCATCCCATTCCACAGCTTTTGCAGTACTGCATGCCACACTAGGACCTCCTGGAACTGTTAACCTCGCAGCACTCTGTTTAAATGAAATGGTTCAACAGTCAAGTGGTTTGGCATCGTTGAAATTCGTAAACAAGTACATGTTCTGATGAAAAatgtattattattatttttttatttttttataaatgtAAAAAAAAAAGGTAAAAGATTCACCTTTGGAAATAACTTCTCAAAAATTGTCCTATAGTAGTATCCCTCTTTTGTGGTAGGAGTGTTTTCAGGGTAAACAAAGTTGGCATGCTTCAACATTGCATCTGTGACCTAGTCATTTATCAAGATATAGAAGGACAGAAACAAGGATGATGTCAGTGAATTCTATAAAATTAGTTATTCAATTCGATGTACGGATTATAACCTACTTGAGCACTAGCATGGTCCTTCAAACCATCAATCCAACTGTATCCGACACCATCACTGAACTGTTCCTTCTGTCTGTACAGTATGTGCTGGAAAAAATACAAGAAcaatattattttataaattcTTTAAGACTTAGGAATGAGCATAATGGAGAAGTTGATACAAACCTTTGGCAAATATGGATTCTCATCGTCATCAAATGCATTGCGCACTACCCATTTCTCTATCCTTTTAAGATCAGGCCTTATCTGAGCAAATTGTCATTAATTTCACAAGGTGATTAAAATATGATACAAGACGAATCTTAAGATCAGGCCTTATCTGAgcaatttttcataaatttcaCAAGGTGATTAAAGCATGATACAAGAAGAATCTTTAAGATCAAGCCTTATCTGAGCAATTTGTCATAAATTTCACGAGGTGATTAAAACATGATGCAACAAGAATCATGATACATGATCATCAAAAGAAGAAAAGTTGAACATTTAAACTAAAGCAAAAAAGTTAAAATGACATTGAAATTTATTTTACAGCAACTTAACATTAATCTCAATGAACAATGCATGCACCCAATTGGAACTGTTATGCTGCATGACAAGACATGATGAACAATAGGAGAACAAAAAAAAGTAAAGGTAAAGTGTAAAGTACCAATTTCCACTCAGGATCGATGGCCATGGCAGTGCTGATGAAGTCTTTATCCAAGAATGGTACACGTGCCTCTATACCCCAAGCGGAAGTTGATTTATTGGCTCTAAGGCAATCATAAAGATGAAGTGCTTTAATCTGTCAAATCA containing:
- the LOC127082915 gene encoding uncharacterized protein LOC127082915 isoform X1 translates to MKKKQSLRNKATHFVSLLLNPISDPDSHQHPPSSSSEEIGELKISDEEGNNNNHDLVDGPDTSSFTAFLYSFMSSSNSKENANSNGLKNDDKGKNSPLTDSSLKDNGGRKSLFSRSKQSVGSAIRRAARIGGFRNHNRKDNNDNDLEVKHQDMRKESLPVSLDDLPRISEPSVLVSESMRNVLYASLPPLMHGRKWLLLYSTWRNGISLSTLYRRSAIWPGLSLLVVGDKKGAVFGSLVETPLRPSNKRKYQGTNSTFVFTNISGYPIIYSPTGVNRYFTLCNTDYLAIGGGGHFALYLDSDLLNGSSSVSETFGNPCLANSQDFEVKEVELWGFVQTSRYEEVLALSRTEAPGICRW
- the LOC127082915 gene encoding uncharacterized protein LOC127082915 isoform X2, whose translation is MKKKQSLRNKATHFVSLLLNPISDPDSHQHPPSSSSEEIGELKISDEEGNNNNHDLVDGPDTSSFTAFLYSFMSSSNSKENANSNGLKNDDKGKNSPLTDSSLKDNGGRKSLFSRSKQSVGSAIRRAARIGGFRNHNRKDNNDNDLEVKHQDMRKESLPVSLDDLPRISEPSVLVSESMRNVLYASLPPLMHGRKWLLLYSTWRNGISLSTLYRRSAIWPGLSLLVVGDKKGAVFGSLVETPLRPSNKRKYQGTNSTFVFTNISGYPIIYSPTGVNRYFTLCNTDYLAIGGGGHFALYLDSDLLNGSSSVSETFGNPCLANSQDFEVKEVETSRYEEVLALSRTEAPGICRW